The genomic interval GCGCCCCTGGCGGGCGGCGTCTGGGAGGGGGTGCTCGCCCTGCTGCTGCCGCTGGCCGCCCTGGGGGCCGTGGTGCTCGCCGCGCGGGCGGGCTACCGCGACGGGGCCGAGCAGACGCTCAGCCTCGGCGACCTGCGGCGGGAGCGCGTGTGGAGCCCGGTGCCGGTGACCCGCCCTCCCCAGAGAAAGGCCCGCTGACCGGGACCGGGCGACCCGGCTCCCCGAGTCACCGGCCCGGAGAGGAGGCCCCGCCCGGTCCGGCGGGGCCTGTGCTGTTGTGCCGGGCGCCTCTCCGGCGAGCGGGGCGACGCCTCCCCCGTTCCGGCCCGCGGTCTAGGCCGGGGCCCGCTCCGCGCGCTCGAAGGCGACCCGCACGCTGCTCGCCGCCGCCTCCAGAAGCTGGCGGTCGGCGGCGCTCCACGGCCGGGGACGCAAGCGGGCCGCGAGGTACACGTGGGGCACGTCGTCCACCCGCCCCAGGGGCAGGGCGGCGACCGTCCGCACGCCGAGGTCCGCCAAGGGGCCCCCCGTCAGGTCGTCCACGAAAAGGGGCGCCCCGCGGCTCAGCACCCGCTCGGTGAGGCTGCCCGGCGGCACCCCCTGGCGGGCGGTGTGCAGCAGGGCGCCGGGCACCCCGGGGGCGTGCCAGACCGTGCGGGCGGCCACCCGGCCCTCCCCGGCGGCGGCGAGCGCCACCCAGTCGAGCCCCGCCTGCCGCGCGACGTGCTCGGCCGTGAGCCGCGCCGCCTCGACCGGCAGGAGGTCGACCTCCAGCGAGGCGAGCAAGACGGCGAGCGTCTCGGTGTGCGCCCGGTTCTCGGTGAGGTCGCGCAGGGCCCGCTCGCGCACGGCGACCTCGCGCTCGAGCTCGCGGCGGGTGCGGCGCAATTCCAGCTCGTCCACGACCATCGCCGCGAGTTCACGCAGCACGGCCCGGTCCTCCCCGCGCAGCTCGCGCGGCTCCGGGCTCACCACGCACAGCGTGCCCAGGCGGTCCCCGTCGGGCGTGATCAGGGGCGCTCCCGCGTAGAGGTGGATGTGGGGCGCGCCCGTCACCATCGGGTGGTCCCGGAAGCGCGGGTCCTCGTGGGCGTTCTCGACGACCGTCACGTCATCCGAGAGGATCGTCCAGGCGCAAAAGGAATGCTCGCGCGGGGCCTCGGTGCTCCCGGTGCCGTGGATCGCCTTGCCCCACTGGCGGTGCTCGTCCACGAAGTTGACGATGGCGATGGGCACCCGCAGCGTCCGCGCGGCGACGCGCACGATCCGGTCGAAGGCCTCCTCGGGCAGGGTGTCGAGCACCTCGTAGCGCCACAGCGCCCGGAGGCGCTCGCGCTCGTTCGCGGGGAGGGGGGGGTGCAGGCTCCGGGTCACCGGTCTCCCCACTCTAGCGGGCACAGCGTGATGCGGGCCGTGATCCCGCCCCCCGGCGTCCAGATCGGGCCCGGTGCCCCCGTGCCGCGCGGCGCGGGCGCCCGCCCACCCGCAGAGGTCACACCTCCCGGACGGCGGGTAGGAGAAGGTGGAAGGTGGTGCCCGCGCCGGGGGTGCTCTCGGCCCAGATGCGGCCCCCGTGCCCCTCGACGATCTTCTGGCAGATGGCGAGCCCCAGCCCGGTGCCCTCGTAGCGGTCGCGGGTGTGCAGGCGCTGGAACATCCCGAAGATGCGCTTCAGGTACGCCTGCTCCATCCCGATGCCGTTGTCGGCGACCCGCACGTGCCAGTGCCCGCCCTCCCGCTCGGCGAGGACGCGGACCAGCGGGGGCACGTCCGGGCGGCGGAACTTCAGCGCGTTGCCGATCAGGTTCTGGAAGACCTGGGCGAGCTGCCGCGCGTCCCCGGAGACGGTGGGCAGCTCGTCCGCCTCCACCCGGGCGCCCGCGCCGCGCACCGCCGCGCCCAGGGCCTCCAGCGCGTCTCCCACGGCCCCGGCGAGGGGCACGGGCCGCGGCGCGGGTGACCCGGCGCCCAGGCTGGCGTAGGCCAGGAGGTCGTCCACCAGGGTCTTCATGCGGGTGGCCCCGCCCGTGATGAAGCCCAGGTAGCGCCGGGCGCCCCCGGGCAGGTCTTCGCCGTACTTGCGCTCGAGCAGCCCGGCGTAGCTCACGACCGTGCGCAGCGGCTCTTGCAGGTCGTGGGCGGCCACGAAGGCGAACTGTTCGAGGTCGCGGTTGCTGCGCGCGAGTTCCTCGTTCGAGCGCCGCAGCGCCGCCTCGGCCTCCTGCCTCTCGGTCACGTCCCGGAAGGTCACGACGACCCCCTCCGTCTCCCCCGAGGCCCCCCGCAACGGGGTGGTGGTGTACTCGACCGGGAAACTCGTGCCGTCCTTGCGCCAGAAGACCTCCCCGTCCACCCGCCGGACCCGCCCGTCCACCCGCGCCGCCTGGATCGGGCAGGCCTCCTCGGGGTACGGGGTGCCGTCCGCCCGGGCGTGGTGGATGAGGGCGTGCTGGGGCCGGCCCAGCATCTCCTCCAGCCCGAACCCCGTCAGGGCGAGCGCGGCGGGGTTGGCGAAGGTCGTGTGCCCGCGCAGGTCGAGGCCGAAGATGCCCTCCCCGGCCGAGTCGAGGATCTGGCGGTTGAGGGCCTCGAGCCGGGCGTTGCGGTCCGAGAGGGCCCGCTCGGCGGCCTTGCGGTCGCTCAGGTCGAGGACGTAGGCGACCAGCGCGTCCCCGGGAGCGCCCGCCCGGGTCACGGCCACGAGGACGGGCAGCCGGGTGCCGTCCGCAAGCAGGTATTCCTTCTCGTAGGGGTCGCTGTGGCCGCGCTCCCGGGCCTGACGGATCGCGCGCTCGTCGGCCGGAAGCCACTCGGGCGGGGTGAGGGAGAGCCAGTTGACCCGCCCGGCCGCGAAGTCCTCGCGGGGAGCGCGGATCAGGCGCAAAAAGGCGTCGTTCACGTACGGGAGCCGCCCCGCCGCGTCCCCGATCACCACGCCGATGGGGTTGGCGTCGGCGAGGCGGCGAAAATGCGCCTCGCTCTCGCGCAGCCGGGTCTCGGCGCGAACCTGCTCGGTCACGTCGCGGCTGGATTCGAGCACCGCGAACTCGCCGGGACGGTCTCCCGGCAGCAGGACGTGGCGCGAGTCCACGACGACCTCCCGCCCACCTTTCGTCGTGTGGGTCAGTCTCCCGCGCCACTCGCCGCGTTCGCGCAGCCGCGCCCCGAAGGCCGCCGCATCCAGGCCGTCCCCCCACCGGGTGCCCAGCAGCGTGTGGGGGACCTGCCCGAGCGCCTCCGCCCGGGAAAAGCCGTACAGCTCCTCGGCGGCGCGGTTCCAGAAGGTGACGCCGCCGCCCAGGGTCCAGACGACCACCGCGTCGTTCGTCAGCTCCAGCAGCTCGGCCTGGTGCCGGGCGGTCTCCTCGGCCTGGCGGTGGCGGGTGAGGTCGCGCGAGACGGCGAAGAGCCGCTCGACCCTTCCGTCGGCGCCGCGCACCGGGCCGACCGTGACCTCCCACCACTTCGGGGTGCCCCGGAAGGTGGGGCAGTACCCCTCGAAGCGCCCGGTCCGCCCCTCCCGCGCGGCGGCGACGGCGGCTTCCAGGGCGGGCCGGGTCTCCTCGGGCCAGAGGGAGGGCCACAGGACGTGCTCGCACACCTGGAAGTCGTCGAGCTCCATCACCTGCCGCCCGCCCTCGTTCATGTCGAGCAGGTGCGCGCCGAGGTCGAGGACTTTAATGCAGTCGGCGCTCGCGTCCACGATCTGACGCAGCAGCGCGAGGTCTTCGGGGCCCACGTCCATGCCGTCGCGGGTGGCCGGGCGATCTGCGGGGGAAGACACGGGCTCATGCTAGAGCGTTTCTTGGGGAAGCGGGGTCTCCCCGCCCCCACCCCGCCCCGCCAGAGTAAGGTGGAGGGGTCCCAACCACAACCGATCCGGTGAAGTCGGAGGGTAGCCCCGGTCCACGGGCGGGCGGACCGGGGTCTTCTACGCCGGACATCGGGGGCCGGGCGTCAGGCGGGGGCCTCCTCCTCCCCGCGCCAGTCGCCCAGGACGGTGCTCAGCACGTCGCTCACCGTCACGACGCCGAGCAGCACGCCGTCCTCGCCGATCACCGGCAGCCCGTAGACCTCCGCCTCCAGCATCCGCTCCATCGCGCGGTGCATCGGGGCACTCCCCAGGACGTACCCGCTCGGCGGGCGCATCA from Deinococcus aestuarii carries:
- a CDS encoding GAF domain-containing protein — translated: MTRSLHPPLPANERERLRALWRYEVLDTLPEEAFDRIVRVAARTLRVPIAIVNFVDEHRQWGKAIHGTGSTEAPREHSFCAWTILSDDVTVVENAHEDPRFRDHPMVTGAPHIHLYAGAPLITPDGDRLGTLCVVSPEPRELRGEDRAVLRELAAMVVDELELRRTRRELEREVAVRERALRDLTENRAHTETLAVLLASLEVDLLPVEAARLTAEHVARQAGLDWVALAAAGEGRVAARTVWHAPGVPGALLHTARQGVPPGSLTERVLSRGAPLFVDDLTGGPLADLGVRTVAALPLGRVDDVPHVYLAARLRPRPWSAADRQLLEAAASSVRVAFERAERAPA
- a CDS encoding PAS domain-containing sensor histidine kinase — protein: MSSPADRPATRDGMDVGPEDLALLRQIVDASADCIKVLDLGAHLLDMNEGGRQVMELDDFQVCEHVLWPSLWPEETRPALEAAVAAAREGRTGRFEGYCPTFRGTPKWWEVTVGPVRGADGRVERLFAVSRDLTRHRQAEETARHQAELLELTNDAVVVWTLGGGVTFWNRAAEELYGFSRAEALGQVPHTLLGTRWGDGLDAAAFGARLRERGEWRGRLTHTTKGGREVVVDSRHVLLPGDRPGEFAVLESSRDVTEQVRAETRLRESEAHFRRLADANPIGVVIGDAAGRLPYVNDAFLRLIRAPREDFAAGRVNWLSLTPPEWLPADERAIRQARERGHSDPYEKEYLLADGTRLPVLVAVTRAGAPGDALVAYVLDLSDRKAAERALSDRNARLEALNRQILDSAGEGIFGLDLRGHTTFANPAALALTGFGLEEMLGRPQHALIHHARADGTPYPEEACPIQAARVDGRVRRVDGEVFWRKDGTSFPVEYTTTPLRGASGETEGVVVTFRDVTERQEAEAALRRSNEELARSNRDLEQFAFVAAHDLQEPLRTVVSYAGLLERKYGEDLPGGARRYLGFITGGATRMKTLVDDLLAYASLGAGSPAPRPVPLAGAVGDALEALGAAVRGAGARVEADELPTVSGDARQLAQVFQNLIGNALKFRRPDVPPLVRVLAEREGGHWHVRVADNGIGMEQAYLKRIFGMFQRLHTRDRYEGTGLGLAICQKIVEGHGGRIWAESTPGAGTTFHLLLPAVREV